GTCGGACTTGCCCAGCTGCAGATAACGACAGGCGTTGTCCACCGCCACCAGGGATGAGGAACAGGCGGTATCCAGGGTCTGGCAGGGCCCTTCCAGGCCGAAGATGAAGGAGATACGCCCGGAGATGACGCTGTTGCAGGCCCCGGTCAGGCTGTAGCTGTTGGCATTGTTGAAATCCCCACTCATGGAGAAGCTGGAGTAGTCGATGCTGGAGACACCAATGAATACCCCGGTGTTGCTGCCGGTTAGGCTGCCGGGGTCGATGCCGGCATATTCCAGCGCCTCCCAGGATAATTCCAGCAGGATGCGCTGCTGCGGGTCCATGCTCGCTGCTTCCTTGGGGGCGATGTTGAAGAAATGGGCGTCAAACACATCGATGGGGATGTCCATGAAGCCGCCGCGCTTGGTGATCATCTTGCCCGGAGCCTGGGGGTCGGCATCGTAATAGGCCTCCTTGTCCCAGCGCGAGGGCGGGATGTCACTGATGGCGTCCTGGCCGCTGACCAATAGGTTCCAGAGTTCATCCGGGCTGTTGGCCCCACCGGGAAAGCGGCAGGCAAGTCCGATAATGGCGATTTCTTCAAACTTCATGGATCAACTCCAAAAGGGGTAATAGGTTACTGTGAAACAACATTGAGGTTTGCCACTCATCCTGGGAGCTCCGAACGCTGGCTCGGAGGTGCAATGGGGTAGCCATGTCTAACGGCAACCCCGGATTCCGCCCTTCAACAGGCTTCCTGTGCTGAGCATCGTCGAAGCAAGGACATTGCTTCGCTGCATATCCGGGCTACTTTTTCCTCATTCTTCTCTGCGTCCTTTGCGCTCCTTTGCGTCCTCTGCGTCCCATTGATCAGGAGATGTTTCATGTTCTGGGGTGGTGCTGTCCGCTCCATGTGCGTTAGGCGCTGCAAGCAAGCAGCCGGGGCCATGGCCGGCCGCTGGCCGCTTGTCTTCATTTCTCAATGATCGTATCGCCGATGATGAGCAGGTCCAGGCCGGAGGTGTAAAACACGGCGAGGGCGTCTTCCAGGCTATGGATGATCGGCTTGCCCATGACGTTGAAGCTGGTGTTCAGCACCAGGGGGATGCCGGTGATCTCGTAAAAGGCGGCGATCAGGTCGTAATAGCGTGGGTTCCAGGCGCGGGTGACGCTCTGCAGGCGACCGGTACCGTCCACATGCACCACGCCGGGGACCTTGTCCCTGACCGAGGTGCGGAAGCGCAGGGTGCGTTCCATGTAAGGGGTCTCCTGATAGCCCTCGAAGTATTCCGCGCCGTGCTCGTGCAATATGGAGGGGGCGAAGGGGCGAAAGGCCTCGCGGAACTTGACCTGATCGTTGATGCGCTCCTTCACCTCGGCCGAGCGCGGATCGGCGAGGATGGAGCGATTCCCCAGCGCCCTGGGACCAAACTCGGCGCGCCCCTGCATCCAGCCGATGATCTTACCTTCAGCCAGTCGTTCTGCAGCGATATAACTGACCTCGCCCTTGGCCTCGCGCACCTTGCCCGGCGGGCCGTAGTTGCGCAGTTTCTTCAGTTGTTTGGGGTCGATCTTAGAGCCCAGATAGGGAGACTGGAAGCCGTGGCTATGTTGGGCCTCGGGGTGGTCCTGATAATAGGCCAGCCAGGCCGCGCCGGCGGCATTGCCGTCGTCGCCGGGGGCGCTGAACAGGTAGGCCTGCTTGAACGGGGTGTTGTCGATGATCTGGCCGTTGGTGGAGGAGTTGAGGAAGCAGCCGCCGCCCAGCACCACGGCATCCATGCCGGTCAGCTCATGCAGGTTGGTGAGATAGCTGAACACCGCCTCGCTGAATACCTGCTGGGCGGTGAAGGCGACATCGGCCATCTCCAGATAGGGCTGGCCCGGCCGGTGGCGGTATTTTTCCAGCTCCTGATAGAGCAGAAAGCTCTTGCGATAGTCCTCCTGGCGGATATTCAGCCCATCGACCATCACCAGGGGTTTGAGCAGGGCGTAGATCTCAGGGTCGAGCTTGCCGTAGGCGGCCAGGCCCATCATCTTCCATTCTTCGCCGTTAAACAAAGCAAAGCCGCACAGCTTGCAGAGGGTCATGTAAAAGCTGCCCAGGCTGCTGAAGTTCATGCCCAGGCCTTGCTCCTGGCCCGGCAGCAGGGTCAGTTGATTGTTGCGAAACACAAAACTGGAGTTGGCGGTGCGCTCGCCGTAGCCGTCGAGCACGGCGCAGGCCGCCTGGCTGAAGGGGCTGCTGTAACAGGCGGTGGCAGCGTGGGTGCTGTGGTGATTGAACTTGCGCAGCTGGGCAATCTTCAGGCGCTGATCCATCGGCATCTGGCTGAGACCGTAGCGCAGGTTGATGCCGGTGAGCTTGGTATAGGCGGCGAAGGATTCATCACAGAGTTTGGATAGGGTGACCAGGTCGAGCAGGCTCTGTGGGGTGGCCTCCTCGGGCAGGTCGCTGAGGCTGGACTCCAGGTTGGCGAAGGCATCCCGCTCCAGCTGGCCAATGGCGGGCTGATCGCTCCAGCTGTGGGCCACCACCAATTCGGCACCCGGCGGCACATGCTCGGCGAGGATCTGTTCCATACGGTGGAACTGATCCGGGCTGTTGTTCACCGCACGCTTGTTCTGCAGGTAACGCTCGGTGCCCTCGGCAAACAGCAGCTTGCCCTGGGGGTCAACAATGGCCAGGGCGCTGTCGTGAAATGAATTGGCGATTCCCAGGTAGTATCTCATGGCGTATTTTTTCTGCTTGGATGCGGGTGAAAGTCGGGACTCGCTTCGAGCCATCCCGGAGTTGTGGTCTGTCTGTGCTCAGTTGGCGTCCTGGCTGTCTTCTGCGCCGGCCGGTCTGCTCAGCCCCAGCTCGGTTTCATCGGCGCGCAGGGCGTTGGCCGCGCCGAGGAAGGCGAAGGAGCCGTTGATTAGCAGCGAGGTCATGATGCTGTATTTGAACACAAAGGCGCCGAGCAGATTGAGCACGCCGGGGGCGATGCTCAGTTGCAGGCTGCGCTCCAGGTTACGGCTCAGGGCGCGGGAGATGCGATAAAGATCGTTGATGCCTTCCAGTTGGCCGTGCATGAGGATGACCTCCGCCATGTCCTGGGCGATGTGGCTGGCACCGGACAGGGAGATGGAGACATCGGCCTGCTTCAGGGCCATGCTGTCGTTGATGCCGTCGCCAACAAAACAGACCCTGTGCCCCTGCTGCTGTAGTTCGCGCACTATGTCCGCCTTCCGCTCCGGCAGCACGCCATGGTAGTAGCTGTCGATACCCAGGCTCTGCGCCAGCTCGCGGGTGGCGGCCTCCTGATCACCGGAGACAATGGCGATGTGACGCACGCCATGCTCGCGCAGCCCCTGTAGCACCGCGCTCATCTCAGTGCGCAGGGTGGATTTCAGCACCATGCCGCCGCTGACCTGGCCGTTGCAGGCGACGAAGATGAAGTTCTCGCCACAGTCTTGGGCATTCTGGTAGGCGGCCAACAATTCCTCGGGCAGGCTGGCGCCGATCTCATTCATATAACGTGCACTGCCCACCTGGATCAGCCGCTCGCCGTGTTGTACCTGGATGCCGTAGCCGATGGCATAGGCGGAGTCATCGATCTCCGGCAGCTCTATGCCCTGGCTATGGGCCTGACGCAGGATGGCCTTGGCGATGGGGTGCTGTAACTTCTGCTCGGCCATGGCGGCATCGCGCAGCACCTCGGCCGGGTCCTGGCCCGCGCTGGGGATAATGCGTACCAGACTGAGGTCCTCATGGGTGAGGGTGCCGGTCTTGTCAAACAGCACCGTATCGATTGTCTCAAAGCGCTCCAGGGCGCGGCCGTCCTTGACCAGGATGCCCTTGCGTGAGGCCATGCTGATGTGATTGAGGGTGCCCATGGGTGCCAGTACGCGGATGCGCACGCCGATGTGGCTGTTGATGAACACCGCCGTGGAGGTGGGACCGAGGATGGGCAGCAGTACAAGGGCAGAGACCAGCATCGGCGTGGTCAGGCTGTTGGCCCAGGTCTCGCCTTTGAGTTGCAGCTGGCTCTTGTGGTTGATGGATTGAAACAGGCTGGCGGCGATCTGGTAGGCGGTGGTCTCCTGGCCCGAGCGCTCCACCTTTACCAGGATCCGCCCGCTGACCACCAGGGTGTTGGCAAACACCGCATCACCAGCGCCCTTTTCCGCCAGAATCGCCTCCCCGGTCAGGTCCTGCTGGTTGATGCCGGCTATGCCCTCAACGATGGTGCCATCCACCGGCACCATGCCGCCGCTGTGCAGCACGATCAGATCCCCGGCCTGCAGGCTATCCACAGGTACGGCAATCTCCGCCCCATCGCGCAGCAGCCAGGCCTCCCGTGGCAGGTTTTTGAACAGGTGCGAGACCATCTTCTGGCTGTCATCCCGGGCGCGGGCCACCGCCAGCTTGCCGGAGTGGATCAGAAACAGGCTCAGTCCGGCGGTGGCGTAATGGCCGGTGAGCAGGGTAAGTATGTCCGCCGCCATGAACAGGCCGTCCACATCGACCCGCTTTTCCTGCACCAGGGAGCGCTCCACATCCCGCATGTAGGGCATCATGGCATAGACATAGGCCAGCACGCCGACCGGCAGCAGCACAGGCACTGTGCCCTTGAGGGCGAAGGCGGCGCAGGAGACCAGGCTCATCTCGGCGTAGCTGGGCAGGGTGGATTCGTCCGCGTCGCGCACAACCAGGGCCTGGGGCGGCTGTACCCCATGCCCCTGGGGTGGCGCGGGCAGGCTGAACAGTTGCTTGACGTTTTTCTTCAGTACATCAGAGGCACCACGCAGCCCCTGATTGAGGGCGTGGTCCTCTGGCAGGTTCTTTGAGCCGTAATAGGCCAGACCCAGGATACCGAGTTCAAAAAGCACTGAGAGTCCTTATGGGTGATGAGGTGTCTGGCACGCCCGGCCAGGCCGGAGCAGGATGGACTCAATGGGAGCCAAGTCGAATTCAGGCCAGGAAAACTAGGCGATAACCCAGGCATTGTCAAATTGAGCTGGCAAGCTAAGCAGGCAAGGCGCAAGCCCAAGGCAGGCCCAGGGGGGTAGGAGCGGCCTTGGCCGCGAAGGGTGCCTGAAAAGTCAGAAGTTTGAAGGGTGAAGCTTGAAGGGATGGGCCCTTCGGGCGTTTTTCAGAATCGCGGGCAAGCCCGCTCCCACTGGGCCTGTCCTATTTATTGATGCGGTAAAAAATGACCCGTTTGGGCTGGAACAAATGGGTCATGCTCCCCCTCCACTTGTGCCCCAGTGCCTTCTGAGGATGTGGTGATTATAGACCATCAGATAGTGCTCCAAGCCCCGCTGCCTCACCCAGTTCGCAGAAATTCCGGGTCCATCATGTCGATGAAGCGCTGTGCCTGGGGCGAGAGATATTTGCCCTTGCGTACCACTATGCCGTAGCCGCGGGTGGGGAAGTATTCGTCCAGCGGGCGCTGGATCAGGCGCTCCTCGCCGGTGAGGCAGACCCCGGTGACGATGGAGATGCCCATGCCCAGCTCGACGTATTTCTTGATGATCTCCCAGCCGCCGGCCTCCAGGGCGACGTTGAAGCTGAGATCGTGCTTGGCGAAGCCCATTTCGACGATGCGCCAGGTGGCCAGGTGGCGCGGTGGCAGGATCAGGCCATAGGGGGCGATGTCGGCCAGGTCCGGTCGTTCCAGCTGGCCCAGGGGGTGATCCAGGGGGGTGATCAGGGTCGGTCGGTAGAACAGGCTGGGGCGGTAGCTGATGTCCGGCGGGATGTCGATCATGGAGCCGACGGCAAAGTCTGCCTCATCGGCGCGCAGCATGGCCATGCCATCGCGGCCGGTGACGTTGTGCAGCTTGATCTTGATGCCGGGGTATTCCTGGCGGAAGCGCTGGATCGGGCCAGGCAGTATATAGAGTATGGTGGACTCCCCGGCGGCGATGTTCAGCTCGCCGCTCTCAAGCTTGCCGGTGTGGGCGGCGAAGGTCTCCTCCAGCTTGTCAATGCCCTCCACCAGGGGCTGGGCCAGCTGGTAGAGCACCTGCCCCTCGGGGGTGAGCTTGATCTTGGGGCCACGGCGCTCGAAAACGGTCAGATTCATCTCCCGTTCCAGGGCCTGAATCTGCAAAGAGACCGTAGGCTGACTGAGGAAAAGGAGCTCCGCCGCCTCGCTGATGCTGCCGGTCTGGGCCGCCCGGCAGAAGGCGCGCAACTGCTTAAGTCGCTTTTGCTTGTAATAAATTTTACTTGAATTTGCCATCTTTCTGCCTTTAGTGGCGCGGTTTCTGGGTTTGTATTCAATTTTACAATATTAAAAATTGAAATAATTGTTTTGCTAAATTCTCCGCCCATACCCTAGTCTCGCTGCATTGCACAATAAATTGTGTCAAAGCCCTGTGTTCGATGTGGACTTTGCCTTGATGACGGGAGGTTAGACGTGGAACTTGGTTTCAATCCGCAGCACATCGCCGCTGCATCCCTGTTTATGCTGGTCCTGGGCGGCCTGCTGGCCTATGTGCTGGTGGTGGCCAACCGCAAGCTCTGGGTCTATGAAGACCCGCGCATCGAGCTGGTGGAGGACCTGCTGCCCCATTCCAACTGCGGTGCCTGTGGTACCCCCGGCTGTCGGCCCTTTGCAGAGGCCCTGATCGACGGCCAGGTGCAGCCCAGCCAGTGTACCGTCAACAGCGCCGAGCAGAACCTGCGCATCGCCGATTTCCTGGGCGTGGATGCCGGTGAGAGCGAGCGCCTGGTGGCCCGCCTGGCCTGCTCTGGCGGCAACAACGTGGCGCGTATGCGCGCCCACTATGCCGGCCTTGAGAGCTGCCGCGCCGCCGCCGCCGTGGGCGATGGCCCCAAGGGCTGTAGCTGGGGCTGTCTGGGCATGGGCGATTGCGCCGATGTCTGTGATTTTGACGCCATCCACCTGAACGCCCAGGATATCCCGGTGGTGGACGCGGCCAAGTGTACCGCCTGTAACGACTGCGTCGAGATCTGCCCCAAGGACCTGTTCTCCCTGCAACCGGCGGCCAACCGGCTATGGATCAACTGCCGCAATCTGCAATTCGGCGATGCCGCCGAGGCCGATTGTGAGGTGGCCTGCACCGCCTGTGAGCGCTGCGTGATGGACTCCCCCGAAGGCCTGATCCGGATCGATAACAACCTGGCCGTGATCGACTACAGCAAGAACGCCCTGGCCTCCAAGGTGGCCACCGAGCGCTGCCCCACCGGTGCCATCGTCTGGCTGGACGAGCGCGCCGGGGTCATCAAGGGCCGCGAGGCCAAGCCCATTATCCGCCAGACAGCGCTGCCCGCAGCCTGATGGTTCACCCAGAAGTTTTCCGAGGAGCCCGAGACCATGTTCGGTAAGAAAGAAGAAAGAGTATTCAAATACCCTGGCAAGCGCATGGCGATGGATGGCAATACGGCGGTGATCATGTGTGAACGTGAGGCCTCCGATGCCGCCGGTGCCTATCCCATCACCCCCTCCACCCAGATGGGTGAATTCTGGGCTGAGGAAATGGCCAAGGGCCATGTGAATATCTCCGATCGCGGTCTGATCTTCGTCGAACCCGAATCCGAGCACGCCGCTGCGGCGGTCACTGCCGGGATGAGCATGACCGGCCTGCGCGCCACCAACTTCTCCTCGGCCCAAGGCGTGGCCTTCATGCACGAATCCCTCTACGCCGCCGCCGGCAAGCGTCTGCCCTATGTGCTCAACGTGGGCTGTCGCGCCATCACCAAGGCCTCGCTCAACGTGCATTGCGGTCACGATGACTATCACTGCATCGACGACACCGGCTTCTTTCAGGTATTCGCCAACGACGCCCAGGGCGCGGCGGACCTGAACCTGATCGGGCGCAAGATCGCCGAGCTGTCCCTGACCCCGGCGGTGGTGGCCCAGGATGGCTTCCTCACCACCCATCTGATTGAACCCCTGCAGGTGCCCGAGCGCGAGTTGATCGCCGAATTCCTCGGCAAGCCGGATGATCAGATCGAATGCCCCACCCCGGCCCAGCGCATGCTCTACGGCAATACCCGGCGTCGGGTACCGGCCATCTGGGACGTGGACAACCCGCTGCAATCCGGTACGGTGCAAAACCAGGATGCCTATATGCAGACCCAGGCGGCGCAGCGGCCCTATTTCTACGATCACATCCAGCAGATCACCGACCAGGTGATGGACGAATACTACGAGCTGACCGGCCGCCGCTATGGCCGCATCGGCACCTTCAACATGGACAAGGCCGACTATGTCATCCTCGGTATGGGCTCCATGGTGGTGCAGGCCCGTGGCGTGGCCGAGTACCTGAAAAAGACCCGCAAGCTGGAGATCGGCGTGGTCGATATCACCATGTTCCGGCCCTTCCCCGGCGATCTCATCGGCAAGACACTGATGGGCAAGAAGGGCGTGGTGGTGCTGGAGCGTACCGACCAACCCCTGGCCGAAGACCTGCCGCTGATGCGCGAGGTACGCGCCGCCCTGAGCAAGTGCCTGGAAAACGGCCGCTCCAGCGATGCCAAGCCCTACCCGGACTACGCCAGCTATGGTCAGATCAAGGACCTGCCGCCGCTCTATTCCGCTGCCTACGGCATGGGCTCCCGCGACCTGCAACCGGAGGCGCTGATCGGTGCCATCGAAAACATGCTGCCGGAGGGCAACAAGCGCAAATTCTTCTACCTGGGCATAGAGTTCGTGCGCGAGGCCAGCAACCCCAAGCAGGAGGTGTACCTGCAGAACCTGCTGGAGGCCTATCCCAAGATCGGCGAGCTGGCGCTCAAGGGATCGGAAAACCCCAACCTGATGCCGGAAGGCTCGATGACGGTGCGCATGCACTCGGTGGGCGGCTGGGGTGCCATCACCACCGGCAAGAACCTGGTGATGACCCTGTATGACCTGCTCGGCTACGAGATCAAGGCCAACCCCAAGTACGGCTCGGAGAAGAAGGGCCAGCCTACCACCTATTACCTGGCGGTAGCACCCACCCCGATTCCACTCAACTGCGAATACCACTATGTGGATGTGGTGCTCAGCCCCGACCCCAATGTGTTCAACCACTCCAATCCCCTGGCCGGCCTGAAGCAGGGCGGCACCCTGATCATCCAGTCGAGCCTGGAAGACCAGCAAGCGGTGTGGAACAGCTTCCCGCGCTGGATGCGCAAGCAGATCATCGACAACGAGATCCGCGTGTTCTACGTCGATGGCTT
This is a stretch of genomic DNA from gamma proteobacterium SS-5. It encodes these proteins:
- a CDS encoding nodulation protein nolNO, translated to MRYYLGIANSFHDSALAIVDPQGKLLFAEGTERYLQNKRAVNNSPDQFHRMEQILAEHVPPGAELVVAHSWSDQPAIGQLERDAFANLESSLSDLPEEATPQSLLDLVTLSKLCDESFAAYTKLTGINLRYGLSQMPMDQRLKIAQLRKFNHHSTHAATACYSSPFSQAACAVLDGYGERTANSSFVFRNNQLTLLPGQEQGLGMNFSSLGSFYMTLCKLCGFALFNGEEWKMMGLAAYGKLDPEIYALLKPLVMVDGLNIRQEDYRKSFLLYQELEKYRHRPGQPYLEMADVAFTAQQVFSEAVFSYLTNLHELTGMDAVVLGGGCFLNSSTNGQIIDNTPFKQAYLFSAPGDDGNAAGAAWLAYYQDHPEAQHSHGFQSPYLGSKIDPKQLKKLRNYGPPGKVREAKGEVSYIAAERLAEGKIIGWMQGRAEFGPRALGNRSILADPRSAEVKERINDQVKFREAFRPFAPSILHEHGAEYFEGYQETPYMERTLRFRTSVRDKVPGVVHVDGTGRLQSVTRAWNPRYYDLIAAFYEITGIPLVLNTSFNVMGKPIIHSLEDALAVFYTSGLDLLIIGDTIIEK
- a CDS encoding RnfABCDGE type electron transport complex subunit B, producing MLVLGGLLAYVLVVANRKLWVYEDPRIELVEDLLPHSNCGACGTPGCRPFAEALIDGQVQPSQCTVNSAEQNLRIADFLGVDAGESERLVARLACSGGNNVARMRAHYAGLESCRAAAAVGDGPKGCSWGCLGMGDCADVCDFDAIHLNAQDIPVVDAAKCTACNDCVEICPKDLFSLQPAANRLWINCRNLQFGDAAEADCEVACTACERCVMDSPEGLIRIDNNLAVIDYSKNALASKVATERCPTGAIVWLDERAGVIKGREAKPIIRQTALPAA
- a CDS encoding LysR family transcriptional regulator gives rise to the protein MANSSKIYYKQKRLKQLRAFCRAAQTGSISEAAELLFLSQPTVSLQIQALEREMNLTVFERRGPKIKLTPEGQVLYQLAQPLVEGIDKLEETFAAHTGKLESGELNIAAGESTILYILPGPIQRFRQEYPGIKIKLHNVTGRDGMAMLRADEADFAVGSMIDIPPDISYRPSLFYRPTLITPLDHPLGQLERPDLADIAPYGLILPPRHLATWRIVEMGFAKHDLSFNVALEAGGWEIIKKYVELGMGISIVTGVCLTGEERLIQRPLDEYFPTRGYGIVVRKGKYLSPQAQRFIDMMDPEFLRTG
- a CDS encoding heavy metal translocating P-type ATPase; amino-acid sequence: MLFELGILGLAYYGSKNLPEDHALNQGLRGASDVLKKNVKQLFSLPAPPQGHGVQPPQALVVRDADESTLPSYAEMSLVSCAAFALKGTVPVLLPVGVLAYVYAMMPYMRDVERSLVQEKRVDVDGLFMAADILTLLTGHYATAGLSLFLIHSGKLAVARARDDSQKMVSHLFKNLPREAWLLRDGAEIAVPVDSLQAGDLIVLHSGGMVPVDGTIVEGIAGINQQDLTGEAILAEKGAGDAVFANTLVVSGRILVKVERSGQETTAYQIAASLFQSINHKSQLQLKGETWANSLTTPMLVSALVLLPILGPTSTAVFINSHIGVRIRVLAPMGTLNHISMASRKGILVKDGRALERFETIDTVLFDKTGTLTHEDLSLVRIIPSAGQDPAEVLRDAAMAEQKLQHPIAKAILRQAHSQGIELPEIDDSAYAIGYGIQVQHGERLIQVGSARYMNEIGASLPEELLAAYQNAQDCGENFIFVACNGQVSGGMVLKSTLRTEMSAVLQGLREHGVRHIAIVSGDQEAATRELAQSLGIDSYYHGVLPERKADIVRELQQQGHRVCFVGDGINDSMALKQADVSISLSGASHIAQDMAEVILMHGQLEGINDLYRISRALSRNLERSLQLSIAPGVLNLLGAFVFKYSIMTSLLINGSFAFLGAANALRADETELGLSRPAGAEDSQDAN